From one Sulfurovum sp. UBA12169 genomic stretch:
- a CDS encoding carbonic anhydrase — protein sequence MFEKSVLLEGNEMFANSYFKKHETQLLELVKNGQNPKALFIGCSDSRVVPDLIIQTNPGDLFVIRNVGNFVAPYKPDEDYHSTAAGIEYAVTELEVSEIIICGHTHCGAIAALYKDMEDKPFIHTKKWLTLGNKAKSLAILALGKDAHEEELRKLTEKFSVISQIENLLTYPYVKKKVDRGELHIHGWMYDIQTGAIEYYDPDECEFRSLNEASE from the coding sequence ATGTTTGAAAAAAGTGTATTGCTCGAAGGCAATGAAATGTTTGCAAACAGCTACTTTAAAAAACACGAGACGCAATTGCTCGAGTTGGTCAAAAACGGACAAAATCCCAAAGCATTGTTTATCGGCTGTTCTGATTCGAGGGTGGTTCCCGACCTTATCATTCAAACAAATCCGGGCGATCTTTTTGTGATTAGAAATGTCGGCAATTTCGTGGCTCCCTATAAGCCTGATGAAGATTATCACTCAACGGCGGCAGGGATAGAGTATGCAGTCACAGAGCTTGAAGTTTCAGAGATCATCATATGCGGGCATACGCATTGCGGCGCTATCGCAGCGCTTTACAAGGACATGGAGGACAAACCGTTTATCCATACGAAAAAATGGCTGACGCTTGGCAATAAAGCAAAGTCTCTGGCTATTTTGGCGCTTGGAAAAGATGCCCACGAAGAGGAGTTGAGAAAATTGACGGAAAAATTTTCCGTCATTTCACAGATAGAAAATCTGCTTACCTATCCTTATGTAAAGAAAAAAGTCGACAGAGGAGAGCTGCATATCCATGGCTGGATGTATGATATCCAAACAGGGGCCATAGAATATTATGACCCCGATGAGTGTGAGTTTAGATCTCTGAATGAAGCTTCGGAGTAG
- a CDS encoding molybdenum ABC transporter ATP-binding protein, with protein sequence MNELILSKDLRGADGIIPLEINTKLNHGELTVLFGKSGAGKSTILKMIAGLLEPTGGKIVIGDEVWYDSSKKINLPPQKRKVGFVFQDYALFPNMSVRQNLLYALEDKKKTFKADEILEITELTNLANEKPDSLSGGQKQRVALARALVREPKILLLDEPLSALDFVMRAKLQDELLKIQRYFNLTTILVSHDISEVYKLANFVLELAEGKVLRKGTPNDIFGGSRISGKFKFTGEIVDIAQSDIIFIVSILVGQDVVKVVSTKEEIEDLRIGQRVTLSSKAFNPIITPI encoded by the coding sequence ATGAATGAACTCATACTTTCAAAAGATTTAAGAGGTGCGGACGGAATTATTCCGCTCGAGATCAACACCAAGCTCAATCACGGCGAACTTACCGTTCTTTTTGGAAAAAGCGGAGCAGGCAAAAGTACTATCTTGAAAATGATTGCAGGGCTGCTTGAGCCAACCGGCGGTAAAATAGTAATAGGCGATGAAGTTTGGTACGACAGCAGCAAAAAAATCAACCTTCCTCCGCAAAAAAGAAAAGTCGGTTTTGTTTTTCAAGATTATGCCCTCTTCCCCAATATGAGTGTCAGACAAAATCTCCTTTATGCGCTTGAAGACAAGAAAAAAACATTTAAAGCGGATGAGATACTTGAAATTACCGAGTTAACAAATCTAGCGAATGAAAAACCGGATTCTCTTTCCGGAGGCCAAAAACAAAGAGTAGCGCTTGCAAGAGCATTGGTGAGAGAGCCAAAAATACTTCTTCTTGACGAGCCTCTTTCGGCCCTTGATTTTGTGATGAGAGCCAAACTCCAAGATGAACTGCTTAAAATCCAAAGATATTTTAATCTCACTACCATTTTAGTCAGTCACGATATAAGCGAAGTCTACAAGTTGGCAAATTTTGTCCTGGAGCTTGCAGAAGGAAAAGTGCTCAGAAAAGGAACGCCAAACGATATATTCGGCGGAAGCAGGATAAGCGGCAAGTTCAAATTTACGGGTGAAATTGTAGATATCGCTCAAAGCGATATCATTTTTATCGTGAGTATTTTGGTGGGACAGGATGTGGTGAAGGTGGTCTCGACAAAAGAGGAGATTGAAGATTTAAGGATAGGACAAAGGGTTACTCTGTCATCAAAAGCATTCAATCCGATCATTACCCCCATTTAA
- the modB gene encoding molybdate ABC transporter permease subunit encodes MIEESFMQTMSLTFKLAGVTTLFLLMIGIPLGYYLATTKNRFKPVFEAVVSMPLVLPPSVLGFYMLVFFSPKNAFGQWLDESLGLRLVFSFEGLVVASILFSLPFMVHPIQSGFSALPKNLAQAAYTLGKSKINVLFRALLPNIRPSLLTGIVISFAHTVGEFGVVLMMGGNISGETRVASIAIYDEVESLNYSAANHYALTLFIISFAILLFVYAINKHFLKAELS; translated from the coding sequence ATGATAGAAGAAAGCTTTATGCAGACCATGTCGCTTACTTTCAAACTGGCAGGCGTGACAACTTTGTTTCTGCTGATGATAGGAATACCGCTTGGATACTACCTGGCTACTACAAAAAACAGATTCAAGCCGGTATTTGAAGCTGTGGTTTCTATGCCCTTAGTACTGCCTCCCAGTGTACTTGGATTTTATATGCTTGTTTTTTTCAGCCCCAAAAATGCCTTTGGGCAATGGCTGGATGAATCATTGGGCCTGAGATTGGTCTTCAGCTTTGAAGGCCTTGTGGTCGCTTCTATTCTCTTTTCGCTCCCTTTTATGGTGCATCCTATACAAAGCGGATTTTCCGCATTGCCCAAAAATCTTGCACAAGCCGCTTACACGTTAGGCAAAAGCAAAATCAATGTTCTTTTTCGAGCGCTGCTGCCCAACATTCGCCCCTCACTTCTTACAGGCATTGTCATCTCCTTTGCCCACACCGTAGGTGAATTTGGTGTAGTTTTGATGATGGGGGGCAATATTTCAGGAGAAACAAGGGTGGCAAGTATTGCCATTTATGATGAAGTAGAATCATTAAATTATAGCGCTGCAAATCACTATGCGCTTACGCTTTTTATCATCTCTTTTGCTATTTTGCTTTTTGTCTATGCAATCAATAAACACTTTCTAAAGGCCGAACTATCATGA
- a CDS encoding molybdenum-pterin-binding protein has protein sequence MNVLHGKIKQIQTVNELSKIEIDLKGHTFVSLVIDIDSFGDIAIGKEIKVLFKEAEVIIGTNESIVSASNAFVSTVKKINQGEILSEVFFDFEGNDIISIITASSLQRLQIQTGKEFLWFVKANEVTLQKGTK, from the coding sequence ATGAATGTATTGCACGGCAAAATCAAACAAATACAAACCGTCAACGAGCTATCAAAAATAGAAATTGATCTTAAAGGTCATACCTTTGTCTCTCTCGTCATCGATATAGACTCTTTTGGCGATATCGCCATCGGCAAAGAGATCAAAGTGCTTTTCAAAGAAGCCGAAGTCATTATCGGGACAAATGAATCTATCGTAAGCGCCAGCAATGCTTTTGTCTCTACGGTAAAAAAGATCAATCAAGGCGAGATTCTCAGCGAAGTCTTTTTTGATTTTGAAGGAAACGATATCATATCGATTATCACCGCCTCGTCACTTCAAAGACTTCAAATTCAAACCGGCAAAGAGTTTTTATGGTTTGTCAAAGCAAACGAGGTAACCCTCCAAAAAGGCACCAAATGA
- the modD gene encoding ModD protein, giving the protein MENLMNEDIQIFDATTYGLDIGEHKGKMECIARDDMIICGLDYVTQILNKLSIEFILHAKDGDFVVKNSLILECASNAQNLHYAWKISQNLLEYLSGIATYTHHMLLHARKANPNITVATTRKNFPNTKEMMIKAVLAGGGSVHRLGVYDSILIFKQHLIFLEEKQKLEAHFKQLKTKFIEKKVAVEVDTYEEARYFASLGADILQCEKMDFDTLKKCVSLKSQYPHLLLSATGGITVQNAYAYAQCGVDFLVTSSPYHAKPLDIQIKISKQEDNQ; this is encoded by the coding sequence ATAGAAAATTTAATGAATGAAGACATACAGATATTTGATGCCACCACCTATGGTTTAGATATAGGAGAGCATAAAGGCAAAATGGAATGTATCGCCCGTGACGACATGATCATTTGCGGCCTGGACTATGTGACCCAAATTTTAAATAAACTCTCTATCGAATTTATACTGCATGCAAAAGACGGGGATTTTGTCGTAAAAAACAGCTTGATTTTAGAGTGCGCCTCAAATGCACAAAACCTTCATTATGCATGGAAAATATCCCAAAATTTATTGGAGTATTTAAGCGGCATTGCTACCTATACGCACCATATGCTCCTTCATGCAAGAAAAGCAAACCCAAACATCACCGTTGCAACCACAAGAAAAAACTTCCCCAATACCAAAGAGATGATGATCAAAGCGGTTTTGGCAGGGGGAGGATCTGTTCACAGACTGGGCGTGTATGATTCTATTTTGATTTTTAAACAGCATTTGATTTTTTTGGAAGAGAAACAAAAACTTGAAGCACATTTCAAACAGCTCAAAACAAAATTTATTGAAAAAAAAGTGGCCGTAGAAGTGGATACCTATGAAGAAGCACGCTATTTTGCCTCTTTGGGAGCAGACATTTTGCAGTGCGAAAAAATGGATTTTGATACTCTCAAAAAATGTGTATCGCTCAAATCCCAATACCCGCATCTGCTGCTCTCTGCAACAGGCGGCATCACTGTGCAAAACGCCTATGCATATGCACAGTGCGGGGTTGATTTTCTGGTCACCTCATCCCCGTATCATGCCAAACCGCTGGATATCCAAATAAAAATTTCCAAACAGGAAGATAACCAATGA
- a CDS encoding permease → MKNFYSFISGAAIGSLGGLIGLGGAEFRLPLLNIVFKFDLKSAIVINLAISLVTVAFSLIFRAFEVDILSVWTHVFIVLNILMGSLYGSYVGANLVSRVDEAMLKKIVFVFLLFLGIVLMLHSCLESDFKLGFSPPIRFLLSVVCGYFIGLVSSMLGVAGGELIIPAIVLIYGVDIKLAGSLSLLISIPTLLVSLYKYHKKLGLDPIANNKDFALCMAGGSIIGAFLGVLLLGHANGLFIELFLGCLLIVSAFKMLLIKKRSIK, encoded by the coding sequence TTGAAAAATTTTTATAGTTTTATCAGCGGCGCAGCTATTGGGTCTTTGGGCGGGCTTATAGGTTTAGGCGGTGCAGAATTTAGGCTGCCTTTGCTTAATATTGTTTTTAAATTTGATTTAAAAAGCGCTATAGTTATAAACCTTGCCATTTCTTTGGTAACCGTTGCTTTTTCATTGATTTTCAGGGCCTTTGAAGTTGACATTTTGTCAGTTTGGACCCATGTTTTTATTGTTTTAAATATCCTGATGGGGTCACTTTATGGCTCTTATGTTGGAGCCAATTTGGTTTCAAGGGTCGACGAGGCAATGCTTAAGAAAATAGTTTTTGTCTTTTTATTGTTTCTTGGTATTGTTTTAATGCTCCATTCTTGCCTCGAGAGCGACTTTAAACTTGGATTTTCACCGCCGATACGCTTTCTTTTAAGCGTCGTTTGCGGGTATTTTATAGGACTTGTGAGCAGTATGCTTGGGGTTGCCGGGGGCGAGCTGATCATTCCTGCTATCGTATTAATATACGGTGTTGACATAAAACTGGCCGGAAGCTTAAGCCTGCTTATCAGTATCCCCACACTGCTGGTATCGCTTTACAAATACCATAAGAAATTAGGTCTTGATCCAATAGCGAACAACAAAGATTTTGCACTGTGTATGGCCGGAGGTTCCATCATCGGTGCATTTCTGGGAGTACTCCTGCTGGGACATGCAAATGGTTTATTTATAGAGCTGTTTTTAGGGTGTTTGCTGATTGTGTCGGCTTTTAAAATGTTATTAATTAAAAAAAGGAGCATAAAATGA
- the modB gene encoding molybdate ABC transporter permease subunit produces MEWLYQPSLLSLKVSVATIILHLFLGIGIAYYLSGRKTFIKSIVDIFVTIPIVFPPIALGFFLLLLFGKNGIIGQLFARFDIEIIFSMTGVLIASFVAGLPLVVKPVQAAIDEQSKRYAEASYTLGKSKLYTLIFVLLPNIKKVILVSVFLGFGRSLGEVGITLMLGGNIIGKTDTISLAIYNYSFSGEIDKAIVLSLLLGVISIGLFLGLRKFAYL; encoded by the coding sequence ATGGAATGGCTCTATCAACCATCACTTTTATCTCTTAAAGTAAGCGTCGCCACGATTATATTGCACCTGTTTTTAGGGATCGGCATCGCCTACTATTTGAGCGGACGCAAAACTTTTATTAAATCTATTGTTGATATTTTCGTCACGATACCGATCGTTTTCCCTCCGATTGCTTTGGGGTTTTTTTTGCTCTTGCTCTTTGGCAAAAACGGGATCATAGGCCAACTGTTTGCCCGGTTTGATATAGAGATTATCTTTAGCATGACGGGCGTTTTGATAGCCTCTTTTGTGGCCGGATTGCCCTTGGTGGTAAAACCCGTTCAAGCCGCCATAGATGAACAGTCAAAAAGGTATGCAGAGGCTTCTTACACGCTTGGCAAAAGTAAGCTGTATACGCTTATTTTTGTCCTGCTGCCCAACATTAAAAAAGTAATTTTGGTCTCTGTCTTTTTAGGCTTTGGAAGATCACTCGGCGAGGTCGGTATCACCCTGATGCTCGGAGGCAACATCATAGGCAAAACCGATACGATCTCTTTAGCTATCTACAACTACTCTTTTAGCGGGGAGATCGATAAGGCGATCGTATTGTCGCTTCTTTTGGGTGTGATTTCTATCGGCCTCTTTTTGGGGCTTAGAAAATTTGCTTATCTTTAG
- the modA gene encoding molybdate ABC transporter substrate-binding protein, with product MRTLFLLLALSAGLAANEIYIASVAGYKRAISELSAVFEQKTQIKVNQIYGNMQQISKQIKYSDKIAVFVGDEDFIKKLKIDYSQKIELGMGSLVLVFSKNHQNVSDIEALSLETIKKIGLPDTQKTIYGKAADEFLNHANLHHTLKNKLNVFQAAPQVSSYLVSGDLDAGFINKSDYLGIKQNVGKMIEIEKNLYSPIKIIGVVLSGRQSPQTDALIEFLSSDKAKNILNEQGL from the coding sequence ATGAGAACATTGTTTCTGCTTCTTGCCCTATCTGCCGGTTTAGCGGCAAATGAAATATACATAGCAAGTGTAGCGGGATACAAAAGAGCTATCAGTGAGCTTTCCGCTGTTTTTGAACAAAAAACACAAATTAAAGTCAATCAAATATACGGCAATATGCAGCAAATTTCCAAACAGATAAAATACAGTGACAAGATAGCGGTATTTGTTGGCGATGAAGATTTTATCAAGAAACTCAAAATAGATTATTCTCAAAAAATTGAACTTGGCATGGGATCTTTGGTGCTTGTTTTTTCAAAAAATCACCAAAACGTCTCCGATATTGAAGCGTTGTCGCTTGAGACAATCAAAAAAATAGGATTGCCAGATACCCAAAAAACCATATACGGAAAAGCTGCCGATGAATTTTTAAACCATGCGAATCTGCATCATACGCTCAAAAACAAATTGAATGTATTCCAGGCCGCCCCGCAAGTGAGCTCATATCTTGTAAGCGGTGACCTGGATGCCGGCTTTATTAACAAGAGTGACTATCTTGGCATAAAACAAAATGTGGGAAAAATGATTGAAATAGAAAAAAATCTCTACTCTCCCATTAAAATAATCGGTGTTGTGCTCAGCGGAAGACAAAGTCCCCAAACAGACGCTTTAATAGAATTTTTATCTTCGGATAAAGCCAAAAATATTTTAAACGAACAAGGGCTTTGA
- the modA gene encoding molybdate ABC transporter substrate-binding protein codes for MKKSILSFLMLCSITLFADQLNIFGATATKYAMEELRTEFLKKRQGDEIKFYAGSSGKAYTQFNSGMRYDMFFSADSKYPEQIVADGNAITPSTVYAIGVLAFYSLDQKLIDEGIKTAATDKIKKISIANPKVAPYGTAAMEVLKNASLLEAVRHKIVLGENLSQAIHFVDSGAADMGLIAFSLLKETNAPKGVYKLVDQSLYAPLYQSFVLTKYAKNKPLAQEFAHFVLSEKGQVILEKYGFRRAQ; via the coding sequence ATGAAAAAATCAATTCTATCATTCTTAATGCTTTGCTCCATAACTCTTTTTGCCGATCAACTAAACATTTTTGGAGCAACCGCAACCAAATATGCAATGGAAGAACTGCGAACTGAATTTTTAAAAAAAAGACAGGGCGATGAAATTAAATTTTATGCCGGCTCTTCCGGGAAAGCCTATACGCAATTTAACAGCGGCATGCGCTATGATATGTTCTTCTCTGCTGATTCTAAATACCCTGAACAAATCGTTGCCGACGGCAATGCCATCACCCCATCCACGGTGTACGCTATAGGCGTGTTGGCTTTTTATTCGCTGGATCAAAAACTGATCGATGAAGGGATCAAAACAGCAGCAACTGACAAAATAAAAAAGATCTCGATAGCAAATCCGAAAGTGGCTCCCTATGGAACAGCGGCCATGGAAGTACTCAAAAATGCTTCATTGCTTGAAGCTGTCCGACATAAAATTGTTCTGGGTGAGAATTTATCCCAGGCGATTCATTTTGTAGACAGCGGCGCTGCTGATATGGGACTTATTGCGTTTTCATTGCTAAAAGAAACAAATGCTCCCAAGGGGGTATACAAACTTGTAGACCAGTCGCTCTACGCCCCGCTTTATCAATCTTTTGTGCTCACGAAATATGCTAAAAATAAACCCTTGGCACAAGAGTTTGCACACTTTGTTCTTTCCGAAAAAGGTCAAGTCATTTTAGAAAAATATGGCTTCAGGAGAGCACAATGA
- the modA gene encoding molybdate ABC transporter substrate-binding protein, whose product MFKKLLLTSMLLCTMLSADKITVFAASDLKFALDGIKNLFLVQNPKDQIEIIYGSSGKGMRQIENGAPYHLFFSANMDFVEQLYAKGDVATKPKLYAVGRIVIWSKHKNFQPELGFENLQASWAQKIAIANPTHAPYGEKAKQAMQKAGIYDDIKSKLVMGENISQTAGFIANGAADAGIIALSLACAPAIANSDHNAYYLIDDRLHDPLTQGYGITKAGSSLPLARKFYDFMETKEAIESMKKYGFSASSNN is encoded by the coding sequence ATGTTTAAAAAATTGTTACTGACAAGCATGCTGTTATGCACTATGTTGTCGGCAGACAAGATAACTGTATTTGCGGCAAGCGATTTGAAGTTTGCACTAGATGGTATTAAAAATTTGTTTTTAGTACAAAATCCGAAAGATCAGATCGAAATCATTTACGGTTCATCAGGAAAAGGGATGCGCCAGATAGAAAACGGTGCCCCCTATCATCTCTTTTTCTCTGCAAATATGGATTTTGTAGAGCAACTTTATGCAAAGGGGGATGTGGCTACAAAGCCAAAGCTTTATGCGGTTGGCAGGATTGTCATTTGGAGCAAACATAAAAACTTTCAACCGGAGCTCGGATTTGAAAATTTACAAGCTTCATGGGCTCAAAAAATTGCCATTGCAAACCCAACCCATGCGCCTTACGGTGAAAAAGCAAAGCAGGCGATGCAAAAAGCCGGTATCTATGATGACATCAAATCAAAGCTCGTGATGGGAGAAAATATCTCTCAGACAGCCGGATTTATAGCAAATGGCGCGGCAGATGCAGGTATCATCGCACTCTCCCTTGCATGTGCGCCGGCCATAGCAAACAGTGATCACAATGCCTATTATCTCATAGACGACAGGCTTCACGATCCGCTCACTCAAGGATACGGCATTACAAAAGCGGGGTCAAGCTTGCCGCTTGCAAGAAAATTTTATGATTTTATGGAAACCAAAGAGGCCATTGAGAGTATGAAAAAATATGGCTTTAGCGCGTCATCAAACAACTAG
- a CDS encoding molybdenum-dependent transcriptional regulator: MHNHIDGRLWISKAKQNFLGRGRIELLEHIHQTGSISGAAKIMKMSYKAAWDAIDAINKLSEEPLVERSTGGKGGGGTRLTPKGLEYITLYKKIEHAQHLFFETLEHYTDDNDKFSAFISKLTLRTSARNQLLGTVLEIKTNKNQAKLIIKIDDKTQVAVIITKQSLKEMDIQKGAALYVLLKAAWISLFKTKPAAPEETKNYLNGTITCIEEDEAQSEVTVLLEGKQTLIASIPTENLREQSLALKDKIWASFDISNALLAI; the protein is encoded by the coding sequence ATGCATAACCATATCGACGGAAGACTTTGGATCAGCAAAGCCAAACAAAATTTTTTAGGCAGAGGGCGCATTGAACTGCTTGAACATATTCATCAAACGGGCTCCATCTCCGGCGCTGCCAAAATCATGAAAATGAGCTACAAAGCTGCCTGGGATGCCATCGATGCGATCAACAAACTCTCCGAAGAACCGCTAGTGGAACGCTCCACAGGAGGCAAAGGAGGCGGAGGCACACGCCTTACCCCTAAAGGACTAGAATACATCACCCTCTATAAAAAGATCGAGCATGCCCAGCATCTCTTTTTTGAAACACTCGAGCATTATACTGATGACAACGATAAGTTTTCCGCTTTTATCTCCAAACTGACTTTGCGAACCAGCGCAAGAAATCAGCTTCTGGGCACTGTTTTAGAAATCAAAACAAACAAAAATCAGGCAAAACTCATCATAAAGATAGACGACAAAACACAAGTTGCTGTTATAATCACCAAGCAGAGCCTTAAAGAGATGGATATCCAAAAAGGGGCCGCACTCTATGTTTTGCTTAAAGCCGCTTGGATCTCTTTATTTAAAACCAAACCGGCTGCCCCGGAAGAGACAAAAAACTATCTGAACGGGACAATTACATGCATTGAAGAAGATGAAGCACAAAGCGAAGTCACAGTCTTGCTTGAAGGAAAGCAGACGCTTATCGCATCTATCCCAACCGAAAATTTAAGAGAGCAGTCTTTAGCCCTAAAAGATAAAATCTGGGCTTCGTTTGATATTTCAAATGCATTATTAGCCATATAG
- a CDS encoding deoxyribonuclease IV: protein MKFVGAHVSISGGIENAPLNAKAIGAKAFALFTKNQRQWAAKSLLQENIDAFHQNLKLAGILPKHVLPHDSYLINLGHPEADKLEKSREAFIDELERCGILGLDKLNFHPGSHLTKINKKDPLYDALLADAEQSCLDVIAESMNRAIEATKDSGVKLVIENTAGQGSNLGYKFEQLGYLIDKIDDKSRVGVCLDTCHTFTAGYDLRTKESYNETMEAFERIVGFKFLSGMHLNDSKPKLGSRVDRHASLGQGELGWDTFEWIMNDPRMDDIPLILETIDESLWAEEIRGLYALIK from the coding sequence ATGAAATTTGTAGGCGCGCACGTCAGCATAAGCGGAGGGATAGAAAATGCTCCTTTAAATGCCAAAGCTATCGGGGCAAAAGCTTTTGCCCTTTTTACAAAAAACCAAAGACAGTGGGCAGCAAAATCTTTGCTGCAAGAAAATATTGATGCTTTTCATCAAAATCTAAAACTCGCAGGCATTCTGCCCAAACATGTGCTTCCGCATGACAGTTATCTGATTAATCTGGGGCATCCTGAAGCCGACAAGCTTGAAAAATCCCGCGAAGCATTTATCGATGAACTGGAGCGCTGCGGTATATTGGGGCTTGACAAACTCAATTTTCACCCCGGTTCGCATTTGACAAAGATTAATAAAAAAGATCCTTTATATGATGCGTTGTTGGCAGATGCGGAACAATCCTGCCTGGACGTGATAGCTGAATCAATGAACAGGGCCATAGAGGCAACCAAGGATTCCGGCGTCAAGCTTGTGATAGAAAATACTGCCGGCCAAGGCAGCAATCTTGGGTATAAGTTTGAACAGTTGGGGTATCTAATCGATAAAATTGATGACAAAAGCCGTGTAGGGGTCTGTTTGGATACCTGTCACACCTTCACGGCAGGCTATGATCTGCGCACCAAAGAGAGCTATAATGAAACAATGGAGGCATTTGAACGCATTGTTGGATTCAAATTTCTTAGCGGTATGCATCTTAATGACTCTAAGCCAAAACTGGGCTCAAGAGTGGACAGGCATGCTTCTTTGGGCCAAGGGGAGCTTGGCTGGGATACGTTTGAATGGATTATGAATGATCCGCGTATGGATGACATTCCTTTGATACTCGAAACGATCGATGAATCTCTTTGGGCAGAGGAGATCAGAGGATTGTATGCGCTGATCAAATAA
- a CDS encoding long-chain fatty acid transporter: MNTTKGWILSVMTGTMAMAGGYKIPEQSLNSMALGAAYVAHTTEADTAYFNPANMSFMNESQYVEGGLTLAHLPSNIYTLIDPYSGESKTEDILIPHFHYVSASAGDFRWGASLTVPAGLTKRWDTPYQKLYAKEFTLKVLEFNPSLSYRVSDHLSMGGGVRFVYSEGTVKSEGDVSRDMEGDTFETGYNLALAYKPVPDVDFAATYRSNIDLNEEGTAKLFYGSALLYNGDASVSVPLPASLNIAISKTWQEKFTLEFNYEKTYWSKYKTLDFKYGGTDIGPLTPYFDDPIAKNWKDTDTFRIGATIKMDNQLTAMFGFAIDETPVPVETVGFELPDSDAKIFSMGFRYRQTDNLSWGAAFLYDSKESFSVPAGVNPNAVLANGGSFDEGGAFLTTIGISYEY, translated from the coding sequence ATGAATACAACAAAAGGGTGGATACTGAGTGTTATGACAGGCACGATGGCTATGGCAGGAGGGTATAAGATCCCTGAGCAGTCGCTTAATTCGATGGCTTTGGGAGCGGCATATGTTGCCCATACCACTGAAGCGGATACGGCATATTTTAATCCTGCAAACATGAGTTTTATGAACGAATCGCAATACGTTGAGGGAGGTCTGACGCTGGCGCATCTTCCTTCAAATATTTATACGCTGATTGATCCGTATTCAGGGGAGTCTAAGACGGAAGATATCCTTATTCCCCACTTTCATTATGTATCCGCATCTGCAGGAGATTTTAGGTGGGGGGCAAGCTTGACGGTACCTGCGGGGTTGACAAAACGCTGGGATACGCCTTATCAAAAACTGTATGCCAAAGAGTTTACACTGAAAGTTTTAGAATTTAATCCATCGCTTTCCTATAGGGTGTCGGATCATTTGAGTATGGGCGGAGGAGTAAGATTTGTTTACAGCGAAGGGACGGTGAAAAGCGAAGGGGATGTTTCACGGGACATGGAAGGCGATACGTTTGAGACAGGATACAATCTGGCACTGGCATACAAGCCTGTTCCGGATGTCGATTTTGCAGCAACATACCGATCCAATATCGATCTTAATGAAGAAGGAACCGCAAAACTTTTTTACGGAAGCGCTTTGCTTTACAACGGCGATGCAAGCGTTTCGGTTCCTCTGCCCGCTTCGCTCAATATCGCCATCAGCAAAACATGGCAAGAAAAGTTCACTTTAGAATTCAATTATGAAAAAACCTATTGGTCAAAGTATAAGACATTGGATTTTAAATATGGCGGCACAGATATTGGGCCATTGACACCTTATTTTGATGACCCTATTGCCAAAAACTGGAAAGATACCGATACCTTTAGGATCGGAGCAACCATAAAAATGGACAATCAGTTGACAGCCATGTTCGGTTTTGCAATTGATGAGACCCCCGTTCCCGTAGAGACCGTCGGTTTCGAATTGCCCGACAGCGATGCCAAGATCTTTTCGATGGGATTTCGCTATCGGCAAACAGACAATCTTTCATGGGGTGCTGCATTTCTTTATGACAGCAAAGAGAGTTTTTCTGTGCCCGCAGGCGTTAATCCAAATGCGGTACTTGCAAATGGCGGAAGCTTTGATGAAGGAGGAGCTTTCTTGACGACCATAGGAATTTCTTACGAGTATTGA